The proteins below are encoded in one region of Juglans microcarpa x Juglans regia isolate MS1-56 chromosome 4D, Jm3101_v1.0, whole genome shotgun sequence:
- the LOC121261277 gene encoding acetylglutamate kinase, whose translation MLTAKSLINHCSSSSFSSKTRIATPKPKNPILAFPFLHSPSPKARSFSITNSAEEHRHAESVTPGQFRVDILSEALPFIQKFRGKTIVVKYGGAAMKSQALQASVVNDLVLLACVGLRPVLVHGGGPEINLWLKRLNIEAVFRDGLRVTDSETMEIVSMVLVGKVNKHLVSLINRAGATAVGLSGMDGQLLTARPSPNSAQLGFVGEVARVDPNVLRPLVDSGHIPVVTSVAADESGQPYNINADTVAGELAAALGAEKLILLTDVPGILRDREDPTSLVKVINISRVKEMIEEGKVGGGMIPKVNCCVRSLAQGVRTASIIDGRVPHSLLLEIMTDKGAGTMITG comes from the coding sequence ATGTTGACGGCAAAATCCCTAATAAACCACTGCTCATCTTCCTCGTTCTCCTCAAAAACGCGAATAGCAACaccaaaacccaaaaaccctATCTTGGCCTTCCCATTTCTCCACTCTCCATCTCCCAAAGCACGCTCTTTCTCAATCACAAACTCGGCCGAAGAGCACCGCCATGCTGAGTCGGTCACCCCAGGTCAGTTCCGAGTCGACATTCTGTCGGAAGCCCTACCCTTCATCCAGAAATTCCGGGGCAAGACCATCGTGGTCAAATACGGGGGCGCAGCCATGAAGTCCCAGGCCCTACAGGCCTCCGTCGTCAACGACCTCGTCCTCCTCGCCTGCGTGGGCCTCCGCCCCGTCCTGGTCCACGGCGGTGGCCCCGAGATCAACCTCTGGCTCAAGCGCCTCAACATCGAGGCCGTCTTCCGCGACGGTCTTCGGGTTACGGACTCCGAAACCATGGAGATCGTCTCCATGGTGTTGGTCGGGAAAGTCAACAAACATTTGGTGTCCCTGATCAACAGGGCCGGCGCCACCGCGGTCGGTCTCTCAGGCATGGATGGCCAACTCCTGACTGCCCGGCCCAGCCCGAACTCCGCCCAATTGGGATTCGTCGGCGAGGTGGCCCGCGTGGATCCCAACGTCCTGCGTCCACTAGTCGACAGTGGCCACATCCCAGTGGTGACTTCGGTGGCGGCGGACGAGTCGGGACAACCGTACAACATAAACGCGGACACGGTGGCTGGAGAATTGGCCGCGGCATTGGGGGCCGAGAAGTTGATCCTTCTGACCGACGTGCCGGGGATTTTGAGGGACCGCGAGGATCCGACTAGCTTGgtgaaagtaataaatattagcCGGGTGAAGGAAATGATTGAGGAGGGGAAGGTCGGTGGTGGGATGATTCCCAAGGTGAATTGCTGCGTTCGATCGCTCGCCCAAGGTGTGAGGACTGCGAGTATCATCGACGGGAGGGTGCCGCACTCGTTGCTCTTGGAGATTATGACAGATAAAGGGGCCGGAACTATGATCACTGGGTAA
- the LOC121261276 gene encoding aspartate--tRNA ligase 2, cytoplasmic, with amino-acid sequence MSSAESQSPSSGAVPEQPPPPHNQQQQEEDESSKSQSKKAAKKEAAKQEKLRRRQEAALESAAQSLSVEDDPLSSNYGDVPLPELQSKVAADVQEWTEVGTLTEALRDRYVLVRGRAQAIRAVGKNMAFLVVREKGFTVQCVVTAQPDSVSRQMVKYAAGLSRESIVDIEGVVSVPTVPIKGASQQVEVQVRKIFCVNKAMPTLPINIEDAARSETEIEKALQAGEQLVRVNQDTRLNYRVLDMRTPANQGIFRIQCQVGNVFRQFLLSEDFVEIHTPKLIAGSSEGGASVFKLDYKGQPACLAQSPQLHKQMAICGDFGRVFEIGPVFRAEDSYTHRHLCEFTGLDVEMEIKKHYFEVMDIVDHLFITMFDTLNKKCAKELEAVGRQYPFEPLKYLRSTLRLTFEEGIQMLKEAGVEVDPLGDLNTEAERKLGQLVLEKYGTEFYILHRYPLAVRPFYTMPCFDNPTYSNSFDVFIRGEEIISGAQRVHVPEFLVERAQACGIDVKTISTYIDSFRYGAPPHGGFGVGLERVVMLFCGLNNIRKTSLFPRDPLRIAP; translated from the exons ATGTCCTCCGCCGAATCTCAATCTCCGTCATCCGGCGCCGTGCCAGAGCAGCCGCCGCCGCCTCACAACCAgcaacaacaagaagaagacGAATCTTCCAAATCTCAGAGCAAGAAAGCCGCCAAGAAGGAAGCCGCCAAGCAGGAGAAGCTCCGCCGCCGCCAGGAAGCCGCATTGGAATCCGCCGCGCAGTCACTCTCCGTCGAGGACGACCCGCTCTCCTCCAACTACGGCGATGTCCCTCTCCCGGAGCTCCAATCGAAGGTTGCCGCCGACGTCCAGGAATGGACCGAGGTCGGTACGCTGACCGAGGCGCTGAGGGACCGGTACGTCCTCGTGCGTGGGCGCGCGCAGGCGATCCGCGCCGTCGGGAAGAACATGGCCTTTCTGGTCGTCAGAGAGAAGGGGTTCACCGTCCAGTGCGTCGTTACGGCGCAGCCTGACTCCGTGAGCCGCCAGATGGTGAAGTACGCCGCCGGGCTGAGCCGCGAGTCGATCGTGGACATCGAAGGGGTAGTCTCCGTGCCCACTGTTCCCATAAAAGGCGCCAGTCAGCAG GTTGAAGTTCAAGTgcggaaaatattttgtgttaacAAGGCTATGCCAACCTTACCCATCAATATTGAAGATGCTGCTCGCAGtgaaactgaaattgaaaaggcTTTGCAG GCTGGAGAACAACTCGTTCGGGTTAACCAGGATACTCGTTTGAACTACAGAGTTCTTGACATGCGAACACCTGCCAATCAAGGAATTTTTCGCATTCAGTGCCAAGTTGGAAAT GTATTTAGACAATTCTTATTATCTGAAGACTTTGTTGAAATCCACACTCCAAAATTAATTGCTGGCTCAAGTGAAGGTGGTGCTTCTGTCTTTAAATTGGACTATAAAGGGCAACCTGCATGCCTGGCTCAATCACCTCAGCTTCACAAGCAAATGGCAATTTGTGGTGATTTTGGACGTGTTTTTGAGATTGGTCCAGTTTTCAGAGCAGAGGATTCATATACTCATCGGCATCTATGCGAGTTTACAGGTCTTGATGTTGAAATGGAGATTAAGAAGCACTATTTTGAG GTTATGGATATTGTGGACCACTTATTTATTACTATGTTTGACACATTGAACAAGAAATGCGCGAAGGAGCTTGAAGCTGTGGGGAGACAATATCCATTTGAGCCTTTGAAG TACCTGCGAAGTACTCTGCGGCTTACTTTTGAAGAAGGCATCCAGATGCTTAag GAGGCTGGAGTAGAAGTTGATCCTCTTGGCGACCTAAATACTGAGGCAGAAAGAAAGTTGGGACAGCTTGTTTTGGAGAA GTATGGCACTGAGTTCTACATCCTTCATCGTTACCCTTTGGCTGTTAGGCCCTTCTATACGATGCCTTGCTTTGATAATCCAACTTACAGTAACTCATTTGATGTCTTCATTCGAG GTGAGGAAATAATTTCAGGAGCTCAGCGTGTACATGTACCTGAATTCTTAGTGGAACGTGCACAGGCATGTGGAATTGATGTTAAGACAATATCGACATATATTGATTCTTTTAG ATATGGTGCACCTCCACATGGTGGGTTTGGAGTAGGGTTGGAACGCGTGGTGATGCTTTTCTGTGGTTTGAATAACATCCGGAAAACTTCTCTTTTCCCTCGTGACCCACTTAGGATCGCTCCGTAA